Part of the Halococcus agarilyticus genome, CGCCGATCTGCGACCCGAGCTGGGACCGTTTCGACTCACGACGATGGGGCGATCCTTTCACTGGATGGACCAGGAGAAAACGCTCGATTCGCTGTACGCCACGACCGAACCTGGTGGCGGCGTCGCGCTTCTCGGTGACGAGGAGTGGGTCACCCGAGGCACCGAGGCGTGGCAGGACGACGTGTACGCACTTGCCGACGAGTATCTCGACGACCTGCCCGAGCGAACCGGCCCGATCGAGTACGACGACCCGTGGGACGAACTGCTCGCGGCACACGGGTTCACCGACGTCGAAACCGCTGTCTTCGAATCCGAGCGCGAGTGGACGATCGACGGGGTCGTCGGCTACGTCTTCTCGCTCTCGTACTGCTCGCCCGAGACGTTCGGCGAGGAGCGGGAAGCGTTCGAGCGCGACCTGCGTTCTCGACTGCGCGAACGGGACGAGGAGGTGTTCACCGAGGACGTGACGAGAACGACGATCGCCGGCAGGAAATAGCGCAGGTTAGTGCGCGTCGTTCCTCGGCCCCGGTCCGGGTTCTTCGCTCCGTCGCGCCACCTCACCGAAAGCGGCTTTCCCGAGCGAGTCGGTGAATCGGACATGCACGTCGTAGTGAACGCGGCGATGAGCGCCGACGGCAAGCTCTCCTCGCGCCGGCGCGACCAGGTCCGGATCAGCGGGCCCGAGGACTTCGCGCGGGTCGACGGGATCCGGGCGGACTGCGACGCGGTCGCCGTCGGGATCGGCACCGTTCTCGCCGACGATCCCCACCTCACCGTCGAGGACCCCGACCTGCGTGCCGAGCGGCGCGAGCGCGGCGATCCCGAGCACCCGGCACGGGTGGTGATCGACACCCGTGCCCGGACGCCGACCGACGCCCGCGTGCTCGACGACGAGAGCGAGACTCACCTCCTGGTCGGCGCGGACGCGCCCGACGACCGACGCGACGCGCTCCACGAGGCCGGCGCACACCTCGTCGAGGCCGGCGTGGAGCGCGTCGATCTCGCCGCAGGACTCGACGAGCTCGGCTCGGAAGGAATCGACCGGCTGCTGATCGAGGGCGGTGGCGAAGTCCTCTTCTCGGCGTTCGAAGCTGGGGTGGTCGACGAACTCTCCGTGTACGTCGGCTCGCTGCTCGTCGGCGGACGCGACGCGCCGACGCTCGCCGACGGCGAGGGGTTCGTCGAGGCGTTTCCGGAGCTCGCGCTGGCCGACGCCGAACGACTCGACGACGGTATC contains:
- a CDS encoding class I SAM-dependent methyltransferase, which produces MSETDPSPFASTEAYYAAYRPGYGDDVIEYLCERFDLDEAARVLDLGCGAGQITVPIAAHAGEVVGMDPNEAMVREAEKRAAAAGRENVEWIVGSDADLRPELGPFRLTTMGRSFHWMDQEKTLDSLYATTEPGGGVALLGDEEWVTRGTEAWQDDVYALADEYLDDLPERTGPIEYDDPWDELLAAHGFTDVETAVFESEREWTIDGVVGYVFSLSYCSPETFGEEREAFERDLRSRLRERDEEVFTEDVTRTTIAGRK
- a CDS encoding 2,5-diamino-6-(ribosylamino)-4(3H)-pyrimidinone 5'-phosphate reductase, with the protein product MHVVVNAAMSADGKLSSRRRDQVRISGPEDFARVDGIRADCDAVAVGIGTVLADDPHLTVEDPDLRAERRERGDPEHPARVVIDTRARTPTDARVLDDESETHLLVGADAPDDRRDALHEAGAHLVEAGVERVDLAAGLDELGSEGIDRLLIEGGGEVLFSAFEAGVVDELSVYVGSLLVGGRDAPTLADGEGFVEAFPELALADAERLDDGIVLSYTVEG